ACCCAAGAAGGAAAGGGCAATTTCTGTGCCGATAACACCCGCCAGTGTTGAAAGTGTGGCGTGTGTAATGTAGGGAAAAAGCTGCGGTATCACATGCCGAAACAATATTCTGGTACGCGAAGCACCGAGCATTCTTGCACGTTCCACAAACGGGGCCTCCCTAAGTTGAAGCACCATGGAACGATACATTCTTGCCGGTCCAACCCACCCAATAAGCGCTGTCACAAACATAATAAGTCCAAGGTCTGCAAGGCCTGTTTTAACGACCCACTCGCCCAAAGCGCTTGATTCATAAATAAAATCATCATACAAAGGCCGCAAAATTGCGGTAAGTATAATAATTATAAACAGCGCGGGCATACCACCTATTGCTTCACTTGTTCTTTGGACAAAAAAGTCCGCCTTCTTACTGTAAAAAATAGGCCACGTTCCAAGAATAATTGCTAAAGCGGAACCGCCTAAAAATACAGTCATCATAAGCAAGATAAGTGTGGGGCGTGTCGCGTACAAAACCCTAGTAAACATATCGCGCCCAAGAAGGTCTGTGCCAAACCAGTGTCCGGCCGATACTCCCTGCCTTGTAGCTTCCAAATCCTGAACTCTGTAATCATACGGAGCCCAAAAAGAAAGTACAAACAAACCCGCAAAAAATACAAGCATGAAGATTGCGCCCTTACCAAGAGGATCGCGCCATGTTTCTTTAATCGCTTCTGCGATTAAGCTACGGCGAGCCCTCTTACTGTAATGGACAATGGTTTTGAACAAACGCATTTTGGACCTCCTTTCGTCCACTCAAAATCCATTTGGCGGAGCGGATATTTTTCATATTCTAGGCCTGAAGAGTGAAATGCACAGATGTGCATGAAC
The genomic region above belongs to Candidatus Spechtbacterales bacterium and contains:
- a CDS encoding ABC transporter permease codes for the protein MRLFKTIVHYSKRARRSLIAEAIKETWRDPLGKGAIFMLVFFAGLFVLSFWAPYDYRVQDLEATRQGVSAGHWFGTDLLGRDMFTRVLYATRPTLILLMMTVFLGGSALAIILGTWPIFYSKKADFFVQRTSEAIGGMPALFIIIILTAILRPLYDDFIYESSALGEWVVKTGLADLGLIMFVTALIGWVGPARMYRSMVLQLREAPFVERARMLGASRTRILFRHVIPQLFPYITHATLSTLAGVIGTEIALSFLGIGIRAPHPSFGAMFSESASARLLSSAPHMLLFPALVVSLFLLGLRILDIRSTVIIRKKQSGEV